A portion of the Choristoneura fumiferana chromosome 6, NRCan_CFum_1, whole genome shotgun sequence genome contains these proteins:
- the LOC141428539 gene encoding uncharacterized protein — protein sequence MSTSIKHAAEIQIVSRIDNNYKLKCTAYVIKQVTEILPVKKLNNENWLQLHGLPLADPTYNNPGKIDLLLGVNVYTDILMNGVIKGKPGSPLAQQTALGWIISGGAPVEEFGKNGKIVSMHLSVNLDNMLQRFWESETLETDNKNTLTPLEVRAEEIYVKTLARDHDGRFIVGLPFSSDTPILPEQSREIAMKRLHHLERKLAKNTKLKEDYDNVIKEYLTLKHMEPADKPSENSNAVYLPHHPVIREDKETTKLRVVFDASCKGTNGVSLNDELLIGPSLQEELRDIIMRWRMHRVCFVADIVKMYRQIRVQNKDTDYQRILYRFKPQEEIQDFKLLTVTFGTAAAPFLAIRTLKQLAKEEKENFPIASEIIDRDFYMDDVLSGFDDESSAIEAHEQLQQVMSKCGFDLQKWSSNSPEFMNALQPEKREKSPTLDMNRKNCIKTLGIIWETDKDNLKVTQKQIDHKSIEPVTKRTILSQIASLFDPLGWLAPAIIIAKMFMQKLWLAKLHWDEDLPEDLRLEWTRYQEDLSVLSDIEIERWTGCSQNTNIELHGFSDASEAGYSAAVYTRVTYNNESPYVDIVKSSGAIMAPPLSQQRRS from the exons ATGTCGACTTCCATAAAGCACGCGGCGGAGATACAAATTGTATCGAGAATAGATAACAACTACAAACTCAAATGCACTGCCTATGTGATTAAACAAGTTACAGAAATCCTGCCTGTCAAGAAGTTGAATAACGAAAACTGGCTTCAACTACATGGTTTACCACTGGCCGACCCTACTTACAACAACCCTGGAAAAATCGACCTATTGTTGGGTGTAAATGTCTATACTGACATTTTAATGAACGGAGTAATTAAAGGCAAACCGGGGTCACCATTAGCGCAACAAACTGCTTTAGGCTGGATCATATCAGGAGGAGCACCAGTTGAAGAGTTTggaaaaaatggtaaaatagtCAGCATGCATTTAAGTGTAAATTTAGACAACATGCTGCAAAGGTTTTGGGAATCGGAGACTTTGGAGACAGATAACAAAAACACTCTAACGCCACTGGAAGTAAGAGCTGAAGAGATTTATGTGAAAACACTAGCAAGAGATCACGATGGAAGGTTCATCGTGGGCTTACCTTTCTCATCTGATACACCGATTCTACCGGAACAATCCCGAGAAATAGCAATGAAACGACTACACCATTTGGAACGAAAATTAGCCAAGAATACGAAATTAAAGGAGGATTATGACAATGTTATTAAGGAATATCTTACCTTGAAACATATGGAACCGGCGGACAAACCTAGTGAGAATAGTAACGCTGTTTATCTACCACACCACCCAGTCATCCGAGAGGATAAGGAAACAACAAAATTACGAGTAGTGTTCGATGCATCATGCAAAGGCACAAACGGTGTGTCACTCAATGATGAATTATTGATTGGTCCATCCTTGCAAGAGGAATTGCGAGACATCATCATGAGATGGCGAATGCATAGGGTATGCTTCGTGGCGGACATTGTAAAAATGTATCGCCAAATTAGAGTACAAAATAAAGATACTGATTATCAAAGAATATTATACAGATTCAAACCACAAGAAGAGATTCAAGATTTCAAACTACTGACGGTCACGTTTGGTACAGCTGCAGCGCCGTTCCTAGCAATTAGAACTTTAAAACAACTGGCCAAAGAAGAGAAAGAAAACTTTCCAATCGCATCTGAAATTATTGACAGAGACTTTTACATGGACGACGTACTTTCAGGGTTTGATGACGAGAGTTCAGCTATAGAGGCACATGAACAGCTGCAACAAGTAATGAGCAAATGTGGTTTTGATTTGCAAAAATGGTCATCAAACAGCCCAGAGTTTATGAACGCTCTACAACctgaaaaaagagaaaaatcaCCCACACTAGATATGAATAGAAAAAACTGCATCAAGACACTGGGCATCATTTGGGAAACGGACAAAGACAACCTAAAGGTTACACAGAAGCAGATTGATCATAAATCAATAGAACCTGTAACCAAAAGAACTATTCTCAGTCAAATTGCATCACTCTTCGACCCCTTGGGGTGGTTAGCACCAGCAATTATTATAGCGAAGATGTTCATGCAAAAGCTGTGGCTGGCTAAACTCCATTGGGATGAAGATTTACCTGAAGACTTAAGGCTTGAATGGACTCGGTATCAAGAAGACTTATCTGTTTTATCTGACATAGAAATTGAACGGTGGACTGGCTGTAGTCAAAATACAAATATCGAGTTACACGGTTTCTCAGATGCTTCAGAAGCTGGTTACTCAGCAGCGGTGTATACCAGAGTGACTTACAACAATGAATCTCCAT ACGTGGACATTGTAAAGAGCTCTGGAGCGATCATGGCACCACCTTTATCGCAGCAGAGAAGGAGTTAA